Proteins from a genomic interval of Medicago truncatula cultivar Jemalong A17 chromosome 3, MtrunA17r5.0-ANR, whole genome shotgun sequence:
- the LOC11410563 gene encoding F-box/WD-40 repeat-containing protein 1, with protein sequence MVKFVVNRNTGRKSTTLPRWLNRILQGRDRAPLPTLPFDLVAEILCRLPVKLLVQLRCLCKSFNSLISDPKFAKKHLQMSTARHHLMLRSTNNLGKLFLYDSPIQSIFSTSRVKQTQLNYPNGLKNNHFCAYSCDGILCISNTNYYSCAVLWNPSIGEFKILPPLETSPNRRACSSFYSFGYDHFIRNYKTVVISFDTDNYFFAGKYEVSVLTLGTYSWRRIQAVADLGGDQQVPLHPLTLL encoded by the coding sequence ATGGTGAAATTTGTTGTAAATCGCAACACAGGACGGAAATCAACTACGTTGCCAAGATGGTTGAATAGAATACTCCAAGGCAGAGATAGGGCGCCACTGCCCACTCTTCCATTCGATCTCGTGGCGGAAATTCTGTGCCGGCTTCCTGTGAAGTTACTCGTGCAGCTTCGCTGCCTCTGCAAGTCCTTTAATTCTCTTATATCTGATCCCAAATTTGCTAAAAAGCACCTTCAAATGTCAACCGCACGCCACCACCTAATGTTAAGATCTACCAACAACTTAGGTAAGTTATTTCTATATGATTCACCAATCCAATCTATTTTTTCAACTTCTAGGGTAAAGCAGACACAACTCAATTATCCAAACGGGCTAAAGAATAATCACTTTTGCGCATACTCTTGCGACGGTATCTTGTGTATCAGTAATACCAACTATTATAGTTGTGCTGTTTTGTGGAACCCTTCCATTGGAGAATTCAAGATATTGCCTCCTTTGGAAACTTCGCCCAACAGAAGAGCCTGTAGTTCTTTCTATAGCTTTGGGTATGATCATTTCATTCGTAATTATAAGACTGTTGTTATTTCCTTCGACACGGACAATTACTTCTTCGCGGGCAAATATGAAGTCAGTGTTCTTACACTGGGTACATATTCTTGGAGAAGGATACaagcagtggcggatcttggTGGGGACCAGCAGGTGCCACTGCATCCCCTAACTTTACTATAA
- the LOC11410564 gene encoding F-box/kelch-repeat protein At3g23880, with the protein MLKIIISLALATVSSVLLAIINLQLYCGIHPLENSRNCESVDKIEVKIHILGTGFWRSIQEFPFGGVPVEQSGHFVSGKINWLASKHWLRESPCFIVSLDLGNESYQEILQPEYEEVNEDNYLTLGVLSDCLSIISGHVVWIMKEYGNKESWTKLFTVSYMPDPSKYYIFTKALCIFDNHRQVLLESTRDWGTNWDTKLIIYNSRNSTFRFTNISDQSAYSPRNGSPEACIESLISPWS; encoded by the coding sequence ATGTTGAAGATTATTATATCGTTGGCTCTTGCAACGGTATCATCTGTATTGCTGGCTATAATAAACCTTCAGTTATATTGTGGAATCCATCCATTAGAAAATTCAAGGAATTGCGAGAGTGTTGACAAAATTGAAGTAAAGATTCATATTTTGGGTACTGGTTTCTGGAGAAGCATTCAAGAGTTCCCTTTTGGCGGTGTCCCTGTTGAGCAATCAGGGCATTTTGTGAGTGGCAAGATTAATTGGCTTGCTTCTAAACATTGGCTCAGAGAAAGCCCATGCTTTATTGTTTCTCTCGATTTGGGGAATGAATCTTATCAAGAGATTTTGCAGCCTGAGTATGAAGAGGTTAATGAAGATAACTACTTGACATTGGGTGTATTGAGTGATTGCTTGTCCATAATTTCTGGTCATGTTGTTTGGATTATGAAGGAATATGGAAATAAAGAGTCTTGGACAAAATTGTTTACCGTTTCTTACATGCCAGATCCtagtaaatattatatttttaccaaGGCCTTATGTATTTTTGACAATCACCGTCAAGTGCTGCTTGAATCTACAAGGGATTGGGGTACGAACTGGGATACGAAGTTGATTATTTACAATTCTAGAAATAGTACTTTTAGATTTACTAACATTTCAGACCAGAGTGCTTATAGTCCAAGGAATGGTTCCCCTGAAGCATGCATTGAGAGTTTAATATCACCTTGGTCTTGA